In Clavibacter californiensis, the sequence GACGGGTGGTGCGATCGGCGCGGACCCGGGCGCGTAGCCCTCGGGCAGCGGCGACTCGGTGATCAGCTTGGGCTCGGGCGTCGATGACGCGCGGCCCGGGAACACGCGACGGCCGGAGACGAGCTCCGTCCAGCGGGCGCCGTCCCAGTAGCGCTGGTTGCCCTCGCCGTCGCCGAACCAGCCGGGCTCGTCGGACGACGGTGTGACCGACGTCGGGGAGGCGGGCGGCGGGGTCGACGACATGGTGCTCCTCAGCTGGAGAAAAGGTCTCCTCCGCTCAGGTTAGGCGGCGGGTGGGGCGACCGTGAAGCCCCGGGATGCGAGTCGGATGTCCCCGGCACCCCCAGTCAGGGGCGTCCGGTGCCCCGCGGCGAGCCCGCCGGTGGCCGAGCCGGTCCCGAGCGGGAGCCCGCCGACGAGGCCGCGTCGGCGGGCTCCCGCAGGCGCGCTCCGGCCTGCGGCACCGCTCAGGCGGCGGTTGCGGCGGTCGCGGCGGCCTGCGGCGCGAGGTCGACCTCGAGGCTGGTCGTGCCCAGGTGGAGGAAGGCGCCGGAGCCGGAGAACGCGATGCAGGCGGGATCCCCGGGGCGCGGTGCGAGGGCGACGGGAGCCGCGGCGCGCGCGGTGGGGGCGGGGGCGGGGGCGACGGACACGGGCACGGGATCCTCCAGATCGACCGCCCGGGCGGGCGGTGACCCCAGGTTCGCGGACCGGGCACCGCGGCGCGTCATCCGCGCGGCCCCCGCGCCTCGTCCGCGGGGTGGAGACCCGACTGGCCGCCGCGCGGCCGCCCGCCCCGCTCAGACGGTCGAGAGCCGGTACCCGCGCTTGATCACGGTCTCGACGATGCCCGCGTCGGGCAGCGACCGCCGGAGCCGCGAGATCGCGACGTCCACCGCGTGGTCGTCGAGGACCTCCGGGGTGGCGCGCGCGAGCACCCGCCGCGGCACCGTGGCGCCCTCGGCCGCGACGAGCGCGCGGAACAGGGCGAGCGGCACCGGGCTCAGCGTGAGGCGCTCGCCGTCGATCACGACCAGCCGGCCGCGCAGCTGCACGGCGCCGTGGCCGGTCTCCACGCGCGCGACGCCCGACTCCTCCAGGTGCGCGCACACCAGACGGATCAGGGCGCCCATGCGGAACCGGTCGGGCGTGATGGGCAGGATCCCGGCCTCGACGAGCGGCGCCGCGGTCACCGGGCCGACGGCCGCCGCGACGACCAGCGTGCGCAGCGCCTCCTGGAGGTCCTCGAGCCGTCCCGCCGCGTCGGCCGTCGTGAACAGCGCCTCCACCGCGGGCGCGCTCGTGAAGGTGACCGCGTCGATCCCGCCCGTGCAGACCGCCTCGACCAGCCGCAGGACGCGCGCCGAGTCCTCGTGCACCGTCCAGCGGTACGGGGCGACGGTGAGGACGTGGGCGCCCGCGTCCTCCAGGCGCGCGAGCTGCACCGGGTCGGTGAAGCCGTGCAGCTGCACCGCGACCGTCTGCCCGGCCACGTCGCCGCGCAGCACGAGGTCGACGAGCGACGTCGTCGTCTCGCGCTCGCTCATGCCGTGGTCGTCGAGGGACGCGGCGCGGATGGCGCCCCGCGCCTTGGGCCCGCGCACGAGGATCCGCGCCCGGCCGAGGACCTCGGTCAGCTCGTCGCCGACGCCCGCCGCGTCGGCGGCCTCGAACCAGCGGCGGATCCCGTACGAGGTCGTGGCGAGGAGGACGTCGGGCCGGTCGCGGATGATCGCGCGCGTCTCGGCCTCGAGCGCGGAGTCGTCGCTGACGCCCGTCATGCGGATGGTGGGGGCGTGCACCACGTCGGCGCCGCGGCGCTCGAACGCGGCGATGAGGTCCTCCGAGCGCCGGTCGGACGTCACGGCGATGCGGAAGCCCTCGAGCTGGTCGGGGCGGAAGCCGGGCTCGGCGTCGGATCCGGTCACGGCGGCCACCCCCTCGGCGGTCACGGCGTCGCCCGTGCCCGCCGGTCATCCTCCCACGGCGCATGGCCGGCGGCCGCAGCCTCCTCCGCCCAGCCGGGGACGCGGACGACCTCGCCGACCACGATGACCGCGGGGGAGCGCGGCGCGACCGTCCCGAGGAGGCCCGCGACGCCCGAGACGGTGGTGACGGTGGTCCGCTGGTCGATGGCGTAGCCGCGCTCGACGATCGCGAGCGGCATGTCCGCGCGCATCCCGTGACGCTGCAGGCCCGCCATGAGGTGGGGGAGCGTGTTGACGCCCATCAGCACGACGAGCGTCCCGCCGAGCCCCACGAGGTGGGAGAGCTCGTCCTCACCGAACGGCACGTGGCCGGAGACGACCGTGAAGGCCCGGCTCACCTCGCGGTGGGTCACCGGGATCCCGGCCGCGGCGGGGACGGACACCGCGCTCGTGACGCCGGGCACGACGGTCACGGGCACGCCGGCTGCCCGGCAGGCGATGACCTCCTCGCCGCCGCGCCCGAAGACGAACGGGTCGCCGCCCTT encodes:
- a CDS encoding uroporphyrinogen-III synthase, producing MTAEGVAAVTGSDAEPGFRPDQLEGFRIAVTSDRRSEDLIAAFERRGADVVHAPTIRMTGVSDDSALEAETRAIIRDRPDVLLATTSYGIRRWFEAADAAGVGDELTEVLGRARILVRGPKARGAIRAASLDDHGMSERETTTSLVDLVLRGDVAGQTVAVQLHGFTDPVQLARLEDAGAHVLTVAPYRWTVHEDSARVLRLVEAVCTGGIDAVTFTSAPAVEALFTTADAAGRLEDLQEALRTLVVAAAVGPVTAAPLVEAGILPITPDRFRMGALIRLVCAHLEESGVARVETGHGAVQLRGRLVVIDGERLTLSPVPLALFRALVAAEGATVPRRVLARATPEVLDDHAVDVAISRLRRSLPDAGIVETVIKRGYRLSTV
- the cobA gene encoding uroporphyrinogen-III C-methyltransferase, which translates into the protein MQFDLDVQGRRVVVVGGAAATRRLTAALRADGADVARVPDHAAGAALDGADLPDLVLWVEGDAVRRAAVAEACRAARVWFQVREGTAPTPRGHVTLVGGGPGDPGLMTVAARAALAEADVVLHDRLGPTDDVAAFAPGALLVDVGKTPGHHAVPQRRIEELLVEHASRGLRVVRLKGGDPFVFGRGGEEVIACRAAGVPVTVVPGVTSAVSVPAAAGIPVTHREVSRAFTVVSGHVPFGEDELSHLVGLGGTLVVLMGVNTLPHLMAGLQRHGMRADMPLAIVERGYAIDQRTTVTTVSGVAGLLGTVAPRSPAVIVVGEVVRVPGWAEEAAAAGHAPWEDDRRARATP